In one candidate division WOR-3 bacterium genomic region, the following are encoded:
- a CDS encoding UbiA family prenyltransferase, with product MGFREIKNIKIFPFIQITRPLNLLIVESAVYLGFFISSGSYRVSLKDILLFLPISLSAAAGYCLNDLTDLEEDRLNRPNRVLVKKIISKKTCVIFLSALVLISLSVSLFKPILLLTNILILFFVLIYDFYLKKTPLAGNVLTSCLGSSPVLWGSLVPQKTDLSPALCVFFLAFLLHLNRETVKDIEDYKGDLAAGKNTTAVFLGLKYSRFLVVIFHFILFACAILVFIKLFGFSPKTFVFSSPLFFFIFTSLVSSIKSKFTLSSLFLRLSMASAVACLFFLFS from the coding sequence TTGGGTTTCAGAGAGATAAAAAACATCAAAATATTCCCTTTCATACAAATCACAAGACCTTTAAATCTGCTCATAGTAGAATCCGCGGTGTACCTCGGTTTTTTCATCAGCTCAGGATCATATAGAGTTTCTTTGAAAGACATACTTCTGTTCCTTCCAATATCACTCAGCGCCGCAGCAGGTTACTGTCTGAACGACCTTACCGATTTGGAAGAAGACAGGTTAAACAGACCAAATAGAGTTCTCGTAAAAAAAATCATTTCAAAAAAAACCTGCGTTATATTTCTATCTGCCCTTGTTTTAATCTCATTATCGGTTTCTTTATTCAAACCGATTTTGCTTTTGACCAACATTCTCATACTTTTTTTTGTGCTTATTTACGATTTCTATTTAAAGAAAACTCCTTTAGCCGGCAACGTGCTGACGTCCTGCCTTGGCTCTTCTCCAGTGCTATGGGGTTCTCTGGTTCCTCAAAAGACAGATCTTTCGCCGGCTCTATGTGTATTTTTTCTCGCTTTTTTACTACATCTAAACCGTGAAACGGTAAAGGACATCGAGGATTACAAAGGTGATTTGGCGGCGGGAAAAAACACAACGGCGGTTTTTTTAGGTTTGAAATATTCCCGTTTTCTTGTCGTTATCTTTCATTTTATTCTGTTTGCATGTGCTATTCTGGTTTTCATAAAACTTTTTGGCTTTAGCCCAAAAACCTTCGTCTTTTCTTCACCACTATTTTTTTTCATCTTTACGAGTTTAGTATCTTCAATAAAATCAAAATTTACTCTTTCATCCCTTTTTTTGAGACTTTCTATGGCGTCGGCAGTAGCCTGTCTTTTCTTTTTGTTTTCATAA